A single Kryptolebias marmoratus isolate JLee-2015 linkage group LG16, ASM164957v2, whole genome shotgun sequence DNA region contains:
- the LOC119617767 gene encoding uncharacterized protein LOC119617767: protein MEAADNEYMTMDADQWADNGDDTYENGDTLGIEIGQRRDPITQGGQSQTPQIRNAQPLPKRYVTIRRPATSINTGARNKPQLAFFRFSTVCLVVLCVVLIGLLVALGFAYDRLAVLHGDGHKRIDELIKENNRLKETMQNLTGSIYHVSSTKYPDCLHGNDLFVVNHEVLQEHMEMNSFFLSHSSGNDGSCSNKYSWNCTC from the exons ATGGAAGCAGCAGACAATGAGTACATGACAATGGACGCTGACCAGTGGGCAGACAATGGTGATGACACTTACGAAAACGGAGACACGCTTGGCATAGAAATAGGACAGAGAAGGGACCCGATCACGCAAGGAGGACAGAGCCAGACGCCACAAATTAGAAATGCACAGCCTCTACCGAAAAGATACGTAACCATCAGACGTCCGGCAACAAGCATAAACACAGGAGCAAGAAACAAACCCCAGTTAG CATTCTTCAGGTTCTCCACAGTATGTCTGGTGGTGCTGTGCGTTGTGTTGATTGGATTGCTGGTCGCTCTGGGCTTTGCTT ATGACCGACTGGCTGTCCTTCATGGAGACGGACATAAAAGGATAGATGAGCTTATTAAGGAAAACAATAgattaaaag agacCATGCAAAACCTGACTGGGTCAATATATCACGTTTCCAGCACTAAATACCCCGACTGTCTCCATGGGAATGACCTGTTCGTCGTAAATCATGAAGTGCTTCag GAGCACATGGAGATGAATTCATTCTTTCTGTCTCACAGCAGCGGTAATGACGGCTCATGCTCCAACAAGTACTCCTGGAACTGTACATGTTAG